In the Euphorbia lathyris chromosome 5, ddEupLath1.1, whole genome shotgun sequence genome, one interval contains:
- the LOC136230358 gene encoding trihelix transcription factor DF1-like: protein MEISTSPATATANSSRLGEDDRFKPEEGDRFSIGNRWPRQETLALLEIRSEMDTAFREAGLKAPLWEEVSRKLSELGYNRSAKKCKEKFENVYKYHRRTKEGRSGKVNGKSYRFFEQLEALDSNQGLLSSFSPDKVSIPMAAATVNPANVVINAVPTSIHTPSVNFTDNPSTSATSSSSEESEGTRKKKRKLTQFFERLMKEVIEKQESLQKKFLDAIEKCEQDRMAREEAWKMQELDRIKKERELLLEERSIAAAKDAAVLSFLQKLSEQNSSVQLPENQVFPAQMAEQQIVPVEKVVKEQEKENNNLESFVNMSSSRWPKEEIETLIKLRTNLDMQYQDNGPKGPLWEEVSAAMKKHGYNRSSKRCKEKWENMNKYFKRVRENNKRRPDDAKTCPYFHQLDALYREKKTRKLDNSGKELKPEELLMHMMGGQEERQRQESVTTEDCESENADQNQEEEDDRENDEEDEYRVVASDPSSVAIMDRLEMH, encoded by the exons ATGGAAATTTCTACTTCGCCGGCTACCGCCACCGCCAACAGCAGTCGTCTCGGAGAAGATGACAGATTCAAGCCTGAAGAAGGTGACCGGTTTTCAATTGGTAACCGATGGCCTCGCCAAGAGACTTTGGCTTTGTTAGAGATAAGGTCTGAGATGGATACTGCTTTCAGAGAAGCCGGACTTAAGGCTCCTCTTTGGGAAGAGGTTTCCAG GAAATTGAGTGAACTTGGATATAATCGAAGTGCCAAGAAATGCAAAGAAAAGTTTGAGAATGTTTACAAGTACCATAGAAGAACAAAAGAAGGTAGATCCGGAAAGGTTAATGGAAAATCCTATAGGTTTTTTGAACAATTAGAAGCTCTAGATAGCAACCAGGGATTGTTATCTTCTTTTTCGCCGGATAAAGTTTCGATTCCCATGGCTGCAGCCACAGTAAACCCGGCTAATGTTGTTATAAATGCTGTTCCAACTTCTATCCATACTCCTAGTGTAAATTTCACTGATAATCCCTCTACTTCAGCAACCTCTTCTTCGAGCGAAGAATCAGAAGGaacaaggaagaagaaaaggaaattaacccaattttttGAGAGGTTGATGAAAGAAGTTATTGAGAAACAAGAGAGTTTGCAGAAGAAGTTTCTAGATGCGATAGAGAAGTGCGAGCAAGATAGGATGGCAAGAGAGGAAGCATGGAAGATGCAAGAATTAGATAGGATTAAGAAAGAACGTGAACTGTTGCTCGAAGAAAGATCAATTGCGGCAGCGAAAGATGCAgctgttttatcctttttacaGAAGTTGTCGGAGCAAAATAGCTCAGTGCAATTGCCTGAGAATCAAGTATTTCCTGCGCAAATGGCAGAGCAACAAATAGTTCCTGTAGAGAAAGTAGTGAAGGAACAGGAAAAGGAAAATAATAACCTTGAGAGTTTTGTTAATATGAGCTCATCAAGGTGGCCTAAAGAAGAGATAGAAACTTTAATTAAGCTAAGAACTAATCTTGATATGCAATATCAAGACAATGGGCCTAAAGGACCTTTGTGGGAGGAGGTTTCTGCAGCAATGAAGAAGCATGGTTACAATAGGAGTTCAAAGAGGTGTAAGGAGAAGTGGGAAAATATGAACAAGTACTTCAAGAGAGTTAGAGAAAACAATAAAAGGAGGCCGGATGATGCAAAGACATGCCCCTATTTCCACCAGCTTGATGCTCTATATAGAGAGAAGAAGACAAGGAAGCTTGATAATTCAGGAAAAGAGTTGAAGCCTGAAGAACTTCTAATGCATATGATGGGTGGGCAAGAAGAACGACAGCGACAGGAATCCGTAACAACAGAGGACTGTGAAAGCGAAAATGCTGATcagaatcaagaagaagaagatgatagaGAAAATGATGAGGAAGATGAGTACAGAGTTGTTGCTAGTGATCCTTCTTCAGTGGCAATAATGGACCGATTAGAGATGCActag